AGTTGGTTGTATGTTTGGGGTAAATTAGTATTTTATGAAAAAGTTAATGGTCGGCGTGCCTGTGGGTTGAATTACTCACCTATGGTGTAAAAAAAACGGTGTTTAGCTTTGGGTTTGGCGCCTTGTGCTAAATAGAACTGTATTGCACTTTGGTTAGTGTCAGGCGTTTGCCATTGTACTTGTTGGTATCCTCGCTTTTTTGCTAGATTGAAAATATAGTGGATCACATACTTCCCAATCCCCATACCGCGATAGGTGTCCTGAATAAATAAACAATCTAGATATAGGTACTCTTTCATATCCCAGGTTGAAAATTGCGGGATGATACTGAAATAACCGATGGTGGTGTGTTTAAGCTCAATGATAAATAGCTCGATTGGGAGCGTATCAAGCGTGTCCATGGTTTGTAGTTGGTCATCAATATGAAGTGTATGCTGTTCAAGGTGTGCATGTGCAACGAACATGCTGAGCAGTTGCGGGTGATGTGTTTTGGTTGCTGGTATGATACTGACTGTCATTATACTTCCTATTGTTAGGGCTTGTGATCATCACAAGCCCCAAGTGGTTATTGTTGTGGGTCACTTAAATGCCGATTGACCGGATATCGCTCAAAGTCTTCCCAATAGTGGATCCCGCCAATCATCTCTTTGACTTTGTAACCGAGCTGAGCCAATTTAAAGCCCGCTTTTGTGGCGCCGTTGCAACCCGGCCCCCAGCAGTACACAACAAACAAGGTATCGGGCGCAAAGGGTGCCATACGTTCGGCGGTGATCTCGCTATTGGGTATGTTGATTGCAGTAATTGCATGGCTCTTAGTAAAGGCTTGTGCTGAGCGAGTATCTACTAACACAAAA
This genomic window from Pseudoalteromonas luteoviolacea contains:
- a CDS encoding rhodanese-like domain-containing protein, whose translation is MANVHVNNTAEPNEALAHFSAKLHCETDCSDVYADIKQGIQNFVLVDTRSAQAFTKSHAITAINIPNSEITAERMAPFAPDTLFVVYCWGPGCNGATKAGFKLAQLGYKVKEMIGGIHYWEDFERYPVNRHLSDPQQ
- a CDS encoding GNAT family N-acetyltransferase, with protein sequence MTVSIIPATKTHHPQLLSMFVAHAHLEQHTLHIDDQLQTMDTLDTLPIELFIIELKHTTIGYFSIIPQFSTWDMKEYLYLDCLFIQDTYRGMGIGKYVIHYIFNLAKKRGYQQVQWQTPDTNQSAIQFYLAQGAKPKAKHRFFYTIGE